A single window of Rhizobium sp. CCGE531 DNA harbors:
- a CDS encoding cytochrome c: MKRFLLVLLLIVVLVGGAVAWFVTRKPASPFDSVAAAQTPSEDLLQHGEYVARLGDCVACHSTPKSAPFAGGLEMGTPLGAIFATNITPDKETGIGNYTLADFDRAVRQGVAPDGHRLYPAMPYPSYVKMSDDDIRALYAYFTSRVEPVRQANKPSDIKWPMNMRWPLALWNAVFIESGTYQPKTAGDDQWNRGAYLVQGLGHCGSCHTPRAITMAEKALDESSPLYLSGALLDGWYAPSLRGDANTGLGRWSEEDIYAFLKNGRNGHAVVFGSMADAFNNSTQFMSDDDLRAISHYLKSLPGDPTRDDTPWQYDEATAKNVALPARQQIPGAQTFVAKCSFCHGIDGRGKEQWIPPLAGSAASLAKENASQINVTLNGSSRVVANGIPDAYRMPPFRQQLSDQQIADVLTFVRSSWGNHGGAVAPVDVKSLREHTDPVSSSPIILQMR; the protein is encoded by the coding sequence TTGAAGAGATTTCTTCTGGTTCTTCTTTTGATTGTCGTGCTTGTGGGCGGCGCCGTCGCGTGGTTCGTAACCCGCAAGCCGGCATCTCCCTTCGATAGCGTCGCCGCGGCGCAAACACCTTCGGAGGACCTGCTCCAGCATGGCGAATATGTCGCGCGTCTGGGAGACTGCGTTGCCTGTCACAGCACGCCGAAGAGCGCACCCTTTGCCGGCGGGTTGGAGATGGGGACGCCGCTCGGCGCCATCTTTGCGACCAACATAACACCGGACAAGGAAACCGGCATCGGCAACTATACGCTCGCCGATTTCGACCGCGCCGTCCGCCAGGGCGTTGCACCCGATGGACATCGCCTCTATCCGGCAATGCCCTACCCCTCTTATGTGAAAATGAGCGACGACGATATCCGCGCGCTCTATGCTTATTTCACGAGCAGGGTCGAGCCCGTTCGGCAGGCGAACAAGCCCTCCGACATCAAATGGCCGATGAACATGCGCTGGCCGCTTGCGCTCTGGAATGCGGTCTTTATCGAAAGCGGAACCTATCAGCCCAAAACCGCCGGCGATGATCAGTGGAATCGAGGCGCCTATCTCGTCCAGGGACTGGGCCATTGCGGCAGTTGCCATACGCCGCGCGCAATAACCATGGCGGAAAAAGCGCTCGATGAAAGCAGCCCGCTCTATCTCTCCGGCGCACTTCTCGACGGCTGGTATGCTCCGAGCCTGCGCGGCGACGCCAACACCGGCCTCGGCCGATGGAGCGAAGAGGACATATACGCCTTCCTCAAGAACGGCCGAAACGGCCATGCCGTCGTCTTCGGCTCCATGGCGGATGCCTTCAACAATTCGACCCAGTTCATGAGCGATGACGATCTCAGGGCGATCAGCCATTATCTGAAGTCGCTGCCCGGCGATCCCACCCGCGACGACACCCCCTGGCAGTATGACGAAGCCACGGCGAAGAACGTCGCCCTGCCCGCCCGTCAGCAAATACCTGGTGCCCAGACATTCGTTGCGAAATGCAGCTTCTGCCATGGCATCGATGGTCGCGGAAAAGAACAATGGATCCCGCCGCTGGCCGGCTCCGCCGCGTCGCTCGCAAAGGAAAACGCCTCTCAAATCAATGTGACGCTGAACGGCTCCAGCCGCGTCGTGGCGAACGGCATTCCGGACGCCTATCGCATGCCGCCATTCAGGCAGCAGCTTTCCGACCAGCAGATCGCCGATGTCCTGACATTCGTGCGCTCATCCTGGGGAAATCACGGTGGAGCGGTCGCGCCTGTTGACGTGAAATCCTTGCGCGAGCATACCGATCCGGTAAGCAGCAGCCCCATCATATTGCAGATGCGGTAG
- a CDS encoding class I SAM-dependent methyltransferase translates to MGEAFPATSMPDRDWWSALWPDPQGMLQALGITPGMTVLDLCCGDGYFTTPLAKLVDGKIYALDLDESMIEMARAETARQGVSVRKWIHADALDMAAHLPEKVDYVLMANTFHGVPDQPALVRAVRSVLAPQGLFGIVNWEARPREETTVLGQPRGPRSEMRMPPARLAAIVEPGGFISQATVELPPYHYGAVFRAL, encoded by the coding sequence ATGGGTGAAGCATTTCCCGCCACATCGATGCCCGACCGCGACTGGTGGTCGGCACTCTGGCCCGATCCGCAGGGCATGCTTCAAGCGCTCGGCATTACGCCTGGCATGACGGTCCTCGATCTGTGTTGCGGCGATGGATATTTTACGACACCGCTGGCGAAACTCGTCGACGGAAAGATCTATGCGCTCGATCTGGATGAAAGCATGATCGAGATGGCGAGAGCCGAAACCGCGCGACAGGGGGTATCCGTGCGGAAATGGATTCACGCCGACGCGCTGGATATGGCAGCGCATCTTCCCGAAAAAGTCGATTATGTCCTCATGGCCAACACGTTCCATGGCGTTCCCGATCAGCCGGCCCTCGTTCGCGCCGTTCGTTCCGTGCTCGCTCCACAGGGGCTGTTCGGCATCGTCAATTGGGAAGCCCGGCCGCGCGAGGAAACCACGGTGCTTGGACAGCCGCGCGGGCCGAGGAGCGAGATGCGCATGCCGCCCGCAAGGCTTGCCGCCATCGTCGAGCCCGGCGGCTTCATATCGCAGGCCACGGTCGAGCTGCCTCCCTATCACTACGGCGCCGTTTTCCGCGCCCTGTAG
- a CDS encoding xanthine dehydrogenase family protein molybdopterin-binding subunit, whose amino-acid sequence MTETSRNLVPEDEFPTGSPVNISRRHFLLTSAGAAAGAFVLGFGVPVGPARAQQAATAMPPGTRVPAFLEIRPDNTIRLMSPFVEGGQGVFTAMAQIVGEELDADPKSFAVENAPTGNDYLVVYGKMRITGGSMSVRTSYETMRKLGALARNMILQAAAKRLDAPIAELTTEPGRVIHAASGRSLAYGDVAAEALDLPVPAPESVTLRDPSKFRWIGKPVERLDMHDKSTGKAIYAIDCKVDGMLHAAVQHAPRLGLTIGKIRNEDQLKAMPGVHSVHSLPGAVAVVAERWWNAKRAAEAAQVDWREPGPDADPAFRYMPADFSTAAFNDKLANEPGSGKEAENVGDIAKSFDGAKTVVSATYKSQCLRHAQLEPPSTLARFNPDGSLEIWLPNQAPEQFQADIAKLTGLDPSKVTLHSPILGGFFGRHFLYPSANPYPQAIQLAKEVGRPVKLIWSREEEFLRDPMRPMAAVRFRGALDASGMPVALEAISACEGPTEGVFGHKEDSLDPTALEGLTGKSYAIPNYRIAQIYVKNPTMLAYWRSVGNSMNDFFYETFLDELADKGGQDPYEMRLKLLQKNERLSNLLKAVGDLSGGWKRGPFTADDGSRRARGVAMASPFGSHTAAIAEVSIRNGQVVVHDVWEAIDPGSIVNPAIIEAQVNSATALGMSQVLMEEAVYKNGEPVARNYDLYPILPPDRMARVHVRIVESGAEMGGIGEPGLPAIPPAIANAVSTLTGKRIRSMPLSNYTFES is encoded by the coding sequence ATGACCGAGACCAGCCGCAATCTCGTGCCGGAAGATGAGTTTCCGACCGGATCTCCCGTCAACATCTCGCGCCGGCACTTTCTCCTGACCTCCGCCGGCGCCGCGGCCGGTGCCTTCGTGCTTGGCTTCGGCGTTCCGGTCGGGCCGGCACGGGCCCAGCAGGCGGCCACCGCCATGCCTCCGGGGACACGCGTTCCCGCATTTCTGGAAATCCGTCCGGACAATACCATCCGTCTCATGAGCCCCTTCGTCGAAGGTGGGCAAGGCGTCTTCACAGCGATGGCCCAGATCGTCGGCGAGGAACTCGATGCCGATCCGAAAAGCTTCGCCGTCGAAAATGCGCCGACGGGCAACGACTATCTGGTCGTCTACGGCAAGATGCGCATTACCGGCGGCAGCATGTCGGTGCGCACGAGCTATGAGACCATGCGCAAGCTCGGCGCTCTGGCGCGCAACATGATCCTGCAGGCCGCCGCCAAGCGCCTGGATGCGCCCATTGCCGAGTTGACGACGGAACCGGGCCGCGTGATCCATGCCGCATCGGGACGCAGCCTTGCCTATGGCGACGTCGCTGCCGAGGCGCTGGATCTGCCGGTTCCCGCTCCCGAGAGCGTGACGCTCAGAGATCCGAGCAAATTCCGCTGGATCGGCAAACCGGTCGAGCGGCTGGATATGCACGACAAGTCGACCGGCAAGGCAATCTACGCAATAGATTGCAAGGTTGACGGCATGCTGCATGCCGCCGTCCAGCACGCGCCCCGCCTCGGCCTGACCATCGGCAAGATCCGCAACGAAGACCAGCTCAAGGCGATGCCGGGCGTTCATTCCGTCCACAGCCTGCCGGGCGCCGTCGCCGTCGTTGCCGAACGCTGGTGGAATGCCAAGCGCGCGGCCGAGGCAGCGCAGGTCGATTGGCGCGAACCCGGCCCGGATGCCGATCCCGCCTTCCGCTATATGCCGGCGGATTTCTCGACCGCGGCCTTCAACGACAAGCTCGCCAACGAGCCGGGCAGCGGCAAGGAGGCGGAGAATGTCGGTGATATCGCCAAATCATTCGACGGTGCCAAGACCGTCGTTTCGGCCACCTACAAGAGCCAGTGTCTGCGCCACGCGCAGCTGGAGCCGCCATCCACCCTGGCCCGGTTCAATCCGGACGGTAGTCTCGAAATCTGGCTGCCCAATCAGGCACCCGAGCAATTCCAGGCCGACATTGCCAAGCTGACAGGACTCGATCCATCCAAAGTAACGCTCCATAGCCCCATCCTGGGCGGCTTCTTCGGGCGGCACTTCCTATATCCATCCGCCAATCCCTATCCGCAGGCCATCCAGCTTGCCAAGGAGGTCGGGCGGCCGGTCAAGCTCATCTGGAGCCGCGAGGAGGAGTTTCTGCGCGATCCGATGCGCCCGATGGCGGCGGTGCGCTTCCGCGGCGCACTCGACGCCAGCGGCATGCCCGTCGCGCTCGAGGCCATCAGCGCTTGCGAAGGTCCGACGGAGGGCGTTTTCGGCCATAAGGAGGATTCGCTGGACCCGACAGCCCTGGAGGGCCTGACCGGCAAATCCTACGCCATCCCGAACTACCGCATCGCCCAGATCTATGTGAAAAACCCGACGATGCTTGCCTACTGGCGTTCGGTCGGCAACTCCATGAACGACTTCTTCTACGAGACGTTCCTGGACGAGCTGGCCGACAAGGGCGGGCAGGATCCCTATGAGATGCGCCTCAAACTGCTGCAGAAGAACGAGCGGCTGAGCAATCTTCTGAAAGCCGTCGGCGATCTCTCGGGCGGCTGGAAGCGGGGTCCCTTCACGGCGGACGATGGCTCACGACGGGCGCGGGGCGTGGCCATGGCCTCTCCCTTCGGCAGCCATACCGCGGCGATCGCCGAAGTCTCCATCCGCAATGGGCAGGTCGTCGTGCACGATGTCTGGGAAGCGATCGACCCCGGCAGCATCGTCAATCCGGCGATCATCGAGGCACAGGTCAATTCGGCGACCGCGCTCGGAATGTCGCAGGTGCTGATGGAGGAAGCCGTCTACAAGAACGGCGAGCCGGTGGCGCGCAACTACGATCTTTATCCGATCCTGCCGCCCGACCGCATGGCCCGCGTTCACGTCCGCATCGTCGAAAGCGGAGCCGAGATGGGCGGTATCGGCGAGCCGGGACTGCCGGCCATCCCACCGGCGATCGCCAATGCGGTTTCGACGCTGACCGGCAAGCGGATACGCAGCATGCCTCTCTCCAACTACACCTTTGAAAGCTGA